The DNA segment TTAAGCATGGTGTTAAGATTGATTCTGAGGCTAGTATATAAGGTTCAACAACATAATTCTATAGTAGGATTTCACCATTTTGTTATTCAATGAGAAAGTTCTcaactctcttcttttctttcaatttgtTTTTCCAACTCCCATTTTGTGACTTGCATGTTGTTCAGACTATGATTTTTCACATGATGCGATGAGCACAGAAAATATTTAAGCACACATGGGATATCAATTTAAAGCATAGTTGTAAAATCCGAATCGGTAATCAAACCGGTCAATTTACTGGTTTACTAGTTTATTGGTTCAATCGATAAATTATTGGTTTAACCGATAAAACCGgtctcatataaataaaaaataaaaaataatcaaaaatttaaaattaaaatttgaaatacatatCTACACTAACAttatattttatgaaaaatcaagtctcaaattctaaaaataactaatagaAAAACGTAGAATTTATCAATACTACTACAATAGTATCTTTATTTGACACAACAAGAGTAACAATTCATTCATAAAGTttgtcatataattataatatcagTAAATTTTAACACTagcatcaaaacaaataatcttAATTACAATACTGGCATTTAAATAGatcaaacaaattaataaatttttagtgaactttatatttatattaataatggcacataattaaaatataattaatacaaaaagaataaaaaataaaaaattaaattaaattagatattataatattataggTTGCATTCCAAAGGTTCTAGATTTGAACCTTTGCTTTAGCATTTTGACAATTTTCACAACAAACTGGTTTAGTTAGACCGGTTTATACTGATTCTCACCGATTTCAATCGGTTTCTTTGATTCTTACCGATTTATACCGGTTTTCTTTTTTgaacatttcaaaaaataaatcgaaccaatttaaaatttagttcaTTGATTTTCTAGTCGAACCGGACGCTCCAGTTCGATTTTTATAACTATGATTTAAAGAactataaaatcaaatttcacctcCGTCAGGAATCTAGAATGGTGAATTGGATTTCAGTTGATGGCTCTAGCACTTAGAGCACCACAATGCAAATGAGCGTACACGCATTGGCACATATTTTAAAGGTGAATAGTATGATACCTATCATATTGTACCTAAGTTATTAAAAGAgtaaacaaataatatttactaaattttacatgatttattttttattttaaatatttaatttttattttaaaaaataagttaaacaattTAGGCACTATAAAACTCATCTCTTTTAAATAAGTTCACGAATCTTTAATAtcaaatgataagaaaaaaacaTAAGGCTGATGCAAGATCCATCAAACCcagttgcttttttttttttggactagGATAGgctttttaaaattcaatctaaacatatataaaataggagtcacttaaataaatatgtttaaaacgttttttttaaagatatttttagtaattaaaatttaatatataattataaattatattatttttgtcaatattagatcagataaattaatttgaccaaaaaatcaataaattatattttaaattagtctaaattaatattttcttataaaaaataactacaatattcttattataaaaaatgactatatatatatatataagtcattttttataataggattattatagttattttttataaaaaagaatattaatatagatcagtttaaaatttggtttttattaattttttggctAAATCAATTTGTCTgatctaattttgacaaaaataaaacagtttaataaattatatgtattaaattttactaaaaaacatctttaaaaaaagacgttttaaatatttttatttcaatcacTCCCATATATAATAACTTTAGAATTTTGCTACAAACATAATTTGGCAGCAAAATATGTGTAAGCCTTTTTATAAATAcgagaagaaatgaagaatatACAATATAATAGATCTTTTATAATTtacgttaataaaaaataaataatttttttatataaaaaaatgtcttTAAATGAATCTAACATACGCAAAGGAATTGGTAACTTGATTATCAAAGTGAATACTATGACAATATATATTTCTAACAGACATTGACATGAAACTTTATTGGTACTTCTCCGTAAAGAGCCCTTCCCTTAACAACTTTATTGTAACACACATTATAGGTTCCTTTAATTAAGACACAAACTAAATTACAATTTtgacaataaattaattaaacgaGGATATATGAAATAGCGTCGTGACATACATTGTTCTCTTCTGTTATTGTGATAAGTTTGCTATGGATATATCTCAATGAGGGACCTTAATCCTAAAATTGGAGTTATTTTGTAGTTATTAAATCCAGCAGAAAATATTAGTTTGGCCCACTCTTTCTCATTTCTCTCTTTTCCTGTGAGCAACACCATCATCAGCATGTCAAAGAAGAGTTGTGTTTCGACAaacttatcatcatcattacctTTTTTCTCATCTTCCATTATTACCATGTCTATGATAATAACCTTCCCTCCTTTGCCTTTGCTCATAATTGCTTCCTTGCAATTTTTCAATATGTGTAAACATTCTTCGTCATTCCAGTCATGCAAAATCGACTGCATTTTTATTCAAAGTGAAAgttattgataaaaatcaataaaagagTTTGAATATTCACCGCTACCCATTCATCATGTTTTTACCTTAGTACGTAAAAACTTTGTGATCTTAtgaggattttattttatttctttattactgtagaaaaaatcaaatatagaTCCAAAAAgaatgatataaagtttgtataGGGGGGAGATTTCTAATTTCGGATAGACTTATTAGTcttacttttaaaaattgtttagagtttattagtctttaatttttaaaaattatttttaagtgGTACTTAGATCTGATACGTCAGATGATTGTAGGTTCGTAATTGGGTACAAGAATTTAttagtctaatttttttaatgggtgattatctttatgttattttaagATGATTAAAAAGTGTAATATTTTACAAACAAATGATCCAGGCCAGAAATAGTATTCACTTGTAATGTAAGATACACAACCTATACTAATGTAGGGTGTTCATGGATTCGATTCGCATATCCAAGGTATTTATTCAAATATGATCTAAAAATTGCGGATATAGATCTAATTTGCAAGGCTATCGGATCAGATCCGTACACTAATTAAATCGGATTGCAGATTTTGTGTAAATATTCGCATATTCGCGTAtccgcaaaaataaataaatattctttttatattttatttcaactaataattatcatatatgttgtattattttaatttattatttaagaaatgtatatttaatattattttaagaataaacatatttaagaaaatagaaaaaataaattttattgatatgttttttaataaaaataagctttttaaaatatttttgtattttgcgGATATATctgatatccgatccgatccgatccgcaaataTGCGGATTGGATCGGATCAAATCCAAGCTTAAAAACAGTGGATAtaggatccgatccgatccgataatTTTAGTGTGGATCGAATTGAAACTTTGGTAATATTCAATCCGATTCGATCCGCGTTCACCCCTATACTAATGTTCGCACAGTTTGAATCTATGACTCCTCTAAGATTAGACGGAAACAACAACAACGTATATTAAAGCAATAAAAGCAACTAATACTATTGTTACCTTCAACAAGATGGCATCAGAGGGAGGAACAGCCTCAAACATGTCCCCTCCAATATATTTAACGTTGTCACTTCCTTCCAACTCAGCAACTACATGTGGAAGGTCAAATACAGTGCAATCCAACTGTGGGAATGACTTGGCAATGGCCTTTGCAAGAGTTCCAGTGCCTCCACCAACATCAACCAACGATTCCAAACCCTCAAACACACCCTTGCACTTGTCATCAACTAACAACTTGCTAACAAATCGAGCATCACTTGCCATGGCATCATTGAAAACTTCATTAAGTTTAGGCTCATGGCAAGCATAACCCCAAAGCGTTTCCTCATGTTCTGTTTCAAACGGTGTGGGCTTGTTATTACTTTGGAACCATGTGGACAATTTATGCCATGGTTTTGTAAATATTGGATCAAGCATGGCAAGTAAGAAGGGTGTCACACTTAAGGGATTGTCCTTAAGCAGAAGCATGGATGAATCAGTTAACACATACCCAACTTCGCGGTGGTCATCCTTGGCTACAATCTTCGTGGCGAAGATTCCGGAATGGATCAAGATTCTCATCAAGCGTTGGATTGAGGAGGATTTCGATGGGTGGATTGGTAGTGAAGCTATGAGTTGTGAGAGTGGCATGGGTTGGCCATAATTGTGAATGGCATCAGGTATGCCTAATTCAACAGCACATTTAAGAGACATAGAGTTTATGAAATTGAATATATGATTCCATATGTGGCTATGAGCTTTTAGCAGTTTTGCTGCCTGCATTTCACTTTGGAATTCCATTAGGTTTCTTATGAAATAATGCTAGACCAATGGTATTTATAATTGTAGTATGATGGTATTATATCTTCTAAGGTGCTAATCAATATGTAACATTATGATGAAATATGGATTAAAAAATGGAGAAAAGTATAcatgaaaaaatttaagatgACAAAagtacataaatattaaaatccATTTAAAAGATTGATTTTGATAGACAAAAATATACTCTAAATCTTAGAAATTCACTAACAACATGACAATTTGTAcatcgaaaataattttttgggtatattttgatatttacgttttctttttgtatatttttgtctatttatgtatttaaaatgagataaaatattctcaaataAAAGAGATAGTAAAGTGATAAAGTAATTAAACTACACATTCTTAAATAAAGATAATGAGATTcacatataattaaaattataaatttaataataattaatttttctatcactttattaattttcttattttataatatttaaattcaacaaGATGAGAATCACTGATTTCGTGAACAAGTTTGGGGTTGTTAGTTGTAGCGAAGGTGATGTTCCATTTCCACTGCTTGTCCTCGCAGCAACGCTCGATCTCGACGACGAGGAGGTCGAAGGCGACAAGGTCATGGTGGGATAATTTAGTAATTTCATAAGTAGTGACaagaaaatttaatataaattgtatgtaacatatattttagaaaacagataaaaaataaaagattatgcATGATCCACATGTTTCAATGCttgtttaattatataattatattaaaattgatacttatttttatattatgcaTAGTTATGGTCTCCGGCCGTCCTcctcttcaatttttttatcatttcatATCAATCATGCTAGGAATCAAATCATGCTAGGAATCAAGAGGATATGGTCAATGATAAGCCAACAAACATATTTAAACTAcactttatattaattaattattattaattattaattatttaaattttattttctaaaaaatttaaaattgattattaattacttttttttactctaatttattttttactatttattacaCAAATTCTGATTTCTCTATTAAAAGaacatccaaattccaaaataaaaatcaccaaaacataagataaaaaattatccaaatcttaagaaaaaaacatacaaaatgtaagaaaaaagaatcatccaaatcctaaaaaaaatatacaaaacatagaaaaaaaatcatccaaaactaataaaagaaatctTCCGAAATTTAggaaaaagaaacataaaaaactagttaaaaaaatcattcaaaaccaaataggagagaagaagaagaagaatcgtAGAGTGACCGGCGACGACATCTTGGAAGGTGTCGTGTACGGTGGGAGACTCGTGGTGATGCATTGCAAGGAGGAAGCCACGGAGGCCGCGCATCGCGAGTGGAAGAGTTGCCATGGATCGAAATAGTTGATTGCGTCATGAATGGGGGACCGGCGGTGGCTGCGTCGCAACGAATGGAAGCCGCGGCGGTGCAGATACGTCGGGATGGTGGGCGACGGCGTCGACGAAAGAAAGACGGCGATAGAACGCGTGGAAGAGACCGTGCAACGCGACGAAAGACGCGACAGTGATCAGTGAGCAGCGGCGTCAAAAATGCGTGGAGACGGCGGGTTTATGGAGGGAGAGATTTAACTGTTTTCAAATGAATGGAAAGGAATTAGGTTTTTTAtggattatttttattgtgtattataAATGTGATTAGGATAAATGTAAAAagaatcttttttaaattttgaattgtaattattaaatttttatttatttataaaatttaaattataatagagTTGGCTTATATTGACTTGTAGAAGAGTaatttttctatactttttctttagttaaatagaatgtgtattttattcaaaccaaaaaattattaaataattagtagagttttgttattatattttctttgttacataatataatgtgattatttttaatattaaaatacaaatataaatttatttagttagCTTTGCTTTAATTTGTAACATTCTAACAAAATTGGAATTATAAAAGAGCAATGTTATATGCCAATATAATTTATTGGTTTTGGTCAACAGTTAATtagtaatattaaaaaaagtattgACTAAAAATATGGTGttaaattattgaaataaagATGTTAGATTGTTGGCTAAAATTGTTggctaatataaattaaaattgttaatccttaaatttttttcttataaaaaaataaaataaaaatgttaacaaatagaataaatttaaatgtaaatccacaccaaaatttaataataataaattaactatccatataatactaaaataatacttttccaACGATATTTTTAGCTGCAAGTAATTTATCCCCAAAAAAAATGTCACGACATATATATTGTGacaaaaaattgatataaaaacATTAGTAATAGCTTCTTAAATtgcaggtataaatcttattaTGTAATGTATTTAGAAAACTTATTAAAATACTTATgcttaaaatatattaatggtATTACACCCTAACCTGACAAATCTTTGACTGTAAAGGCTCAGTAATGCACATGAAAATTTGATGGTATTTGTCTATATGACGCGTCATCCACCAAATATTATTGTTTGAGCTTTATCAATTTCAATCTTTTAAAGAAAAGACAAAACCAAAgtggttaaaaaaaaaaaaagaaaggtttACCCAACATGGATTCGAAAAACACACtttaacattattattaataatacaagctttaaaattttgtattttaataaatatagaataaatatattaaaaattaaattttatattttttttcttataaaaaatttctttaaCATGTTAACTAGAATAttaagaaataagaagaaaaaaaaacacttattttattttgtgtatgcACAGTGTTTTGGTCTGACTTGAAATGATGAGATCTATGTTTGACGAAGTTGCTGAGTTTCAAGGTTTTCAGGCCTTTGAGCGAGTGGAGGAAAGGGACTTGCAAAGACGCTCCATGCTCAAATCAAAATGGATCTTTAGAGGacgagtttttagggttttaatgAGTCTTGCTTTGGGAGAGTCTAAGATTTCTCTTATATGGGTGTTTTTTCGATCCTTAGAGATCTTCTAAATGGGAATAGATACGATATATTTCTATGATTGACAGGGTCAAAGAATATTGGAAGGTCCCATGCACTTTGGACCGAACAAAGAGATCAAATTGGGCCTAA comes from the Arachis duranensis cultivar V14167 chromosome 7, aradu.V14167.gnm2.J7QH, whole genome shotgun sequence genome and includes:
- the LOC107458208 gene encoding probable O-methyltransferase 3, which produces MEFQSEMQAAKLLKAHSHIWNHIFNFINSMSLKCAVELGIPDAIHNYGQPMPLSQLIASLPIHPSKSSSIQRLMRILIHSGIFATKIVAKDDHREVGYVLTDSSMLLLKDNPLSVTPFLLAMLDPIFTKPWHKLSTWFQSNNKPTPFETEHEETLWGYACHEPKLNEVFNDAMASDARFVSKLLVDDKCKGVFEGLESLVDVGGGTGTLAKAIAKSFPQLDCTVFDLPHVVAELEGSDNVKYIGGDMFEAVPPSDAILLKSILHDWNDEECLHILKNCKEAIMSKGKGGKVIIIDMVIMEDEKKGNDDDKFVETQLFFDMLMMVLLTGKERNEKEWAKLIFSAGFNNYKITPILGLRSLIEIYP